The segment GAGGCTGTAGAAAAACTTTCCCACCATTACAGAAACAGTACGATCGAAATCGTCGTTGGTGCGGAGGCTCGCGGTTTCATTCTGGCACCTGCTATAGCATGCAATCTTGGAGCAGGATTTGTTCCGGTCAGGAAAAAAGGAAAACTCCCTTACGAAAAGATTAGCATGAGTTATGCACTCGAATACGGCACAGATACGTTAGAAATGCATAAAGACAGCATTAAAAAAGGCCAACGGGTGCTTCTCGTTGATGATCTGCTGGCCACAGGTGGAACCATGGCTACCTGTTGCAAAATGGTTGAATCTCTCGGTGGAGATATTGTAGGATGCGCCTTTTTAATCGAGCTCTCCTTTCTCAATGGCAAAAAATATTTAGATAAATATGATGTTTTCTCGCT is part of the Candidatus Jettenia sp. AMX2 genome and harbors:
- a CDS encoding adenine phosphoribosyltransferase; its protein translation is MCRLKELIRDVPDFPKKGIIFKDLTPLFQDPRGLKEAVEKLSHHYRNSTIEIVVGAEARGFILAPAIACNLGAGFVPVRKKGKLPYEKISMSYALEYGTDTLEMHKDSIKKGQRVLLVDDLLATGGTMATCCKMVESLGGDIVGCAFLIELSFLNGKKYLDKYDVFSLITY